One window from the genome of Populus alba chromosome 15, ASM523922v2, whole genome shotgun sequence encodes:
- the LOC118057117 gene encoding putative RNA polymerase II subunit B1 CTD phosphatase RPAP2 homolog isoform X2: MAKDQSIVVKDTIYKLQLSLLEGIQNEDQLFAAGSIMSHSDYEDVVTERTIANLCGYPLCGNSLPSDRPQKGRYRISLKEHKVYDLHETYMYCSSSCVISSRTFSGSLQEERCLVLNPAKLNEVLMLFDNFSLGSEGSLGKNGDLGFSNLKIEEKTEKVEGEVSFEQWIGPSNAIEGYVPQRDRNSKSFPLKNHKEGLEANTTKQSSKEDFIIDDMDFTSSIITQDEYSISKTPSGLTDTNTDKKTQKPKAKGSHKGSKGSKAKGTKQSSKQESFINDMNFTSTIIITQDEYSISKSPSGLAGTTSKTKIQKQKEKVSQKSSENQSSATRKVDCSKTSRKVKEDRSKGAIKDELSSQELSSPFDSCQTSSITITAEAKEKSVSEKAAKLVESSLKPSLKTSGAKKLTRSVTWADEKVGSSGSRDLCEVREMEDTKAGPEIVDNIDKRDDGYVLKFESAEACAKALSQAAEAVASGDADASNALSEAGLVILPQPHNLDQGDPMEDVDVLDEESSTIKWPGKPGIPQSECFDPENSWYDAPPEGFSLELSSFATIWMALFAWVTSSSLAYVYGKDESSHEEYLMVNGREYPRKIVLGDGRSFEIQKTIEGCLGRAFPVVVADLRLPIPISTLEQGAANLLGTMSFVDAVPAFRMKQWQVIALLFIEALSVCRIPALISYMVNRRMVIQKVVDGVRMSAEEYEVMKDLMIPLGRAPQFSPQSGA, translated from the exons ATGGCGAAAGATCAATCAATTGTTGTTAAGGATACTATTTACAAATTACAACTTTCTCTTCTCGAGGGCATCCAAAATGAGGATCAGTTATTTGCAGCAGGATCTATAATGTCGCACAGTGACTATGAAGATGTTGTTACTGAACGAACGATAGCGAACCTCTGTGGTTACCCTCTCTGTGGCAATTCTTTGCCATCTGATCGCCCTCAAAAGGGCCGTTATCGCATTTCTTTGAAGGAGCATAAAGTTTATGATCTACACGAGACGTACATGTATTGCTCTTCTAGTTGTGTTATTAGTAGTCGGACTTTTTCTGGGAGCTTGCAAGAAGAGAGATGCTTGGTTTTGAATCCTGCAAAACTTAATGAGGTTTTGATGCTGTTTGATAATTTTAGTTTGGGTTCTGAGGGTAGTCTGGGGAAGAATGGGGATTTgggtttttcaaatttgaagaTCGAGGAGAAAACAGAAAAAGTTGAGGGAGAGGTTTCTTTTGAACAATGGATTGGTCCTTCAAATGCAATTGAAGGGTATGTTCCACAACGGGATCGTAATTCAAAGTCCTTCCCattgaaaaatcacaaagaag GGCTAGAAGctaacactaccaaacaaagTAGTAAAGAAGATTTTATCATCGATGACATGGATTTCACAAGCTCCATTATCACTCAAGATGAATATAGCATTTCAAAAACTCCCTCAGGCCTGACAGACACCAACACTGATAAAAAAACTcagaaaccaaaagcaaaaggaTCTCATAAAGGCTCTAAGG GATCAAAAGCTAAAGGTACTAAACAAAGTAGTAAACAAGAATCTTTCATCAATGACATGAACTTCACAAGCACCATCATTATCACTCAAGATGAGTATAGCATTTCAAAAAGTCCCTCAGGTTTGGCAGGCACTacttccaaaacaaaaatacagaaacagaaagaaaaagtaTCTCAGAAAAGCTCTGAGAATCAATCTTCTGCTACTAGAAAGGTTGATTGTAGTAAGACATCAAGGAAGGTGAAAGAAGATAGAAGTAAAGGAGCCATAAAAGATGAGCTTAGCAGTCAAGAGCTGTCTTCACCTTTTGATTCCTGTCAAACAAGTTCCATTACAATTACTGCTGAAGCTAAAGAAAAATCTGTGTCTGAAAAGGCAGCTAAACTGGTTGAATCATCACTCAAGCCCTCTCTTAAAACTTCTGGTGCGAAGAAATTAACTCGCTCTGTTACTTGGGCTGATGAGAAAGTTGGTAGTTCTGGAAGTAGAGATCTTTGCGAGGTTAGGGAAATGGAAGATACAAAAGCAGGTCCTGAGATTGTAGACAATATAGACAAGAGAGATGATGGTTATGTATTAAAATTCGAATCAGCTGAAGCATGTGCTAAAGCTTTGAGCCAGGCTGCTGAAGCTGTTGCATCTGGAGATGCTGATGCCAGTAATGCTC TGTCTGAAGCTGGACTCGTCATATTACCTCAACCACATAATTTGGATCAAGGGGATCCCATGGAGGATGTTGATGTGCTTGACGAAGAATCCTCAACTATTAAGTGGCCAGGAAAGCCTGGGATTCCACAATCTGAATGCTTTGATCCCGAGAACTCATGGTATGATGCTCCTCCTGAAGGTTTCAGTTTGGAG TTATCCTCTTTCGCGACAATATGGATGGCTCTGTTTGCATGGGTCACATCATCCTCTTTGGCATATGTATACGGTAAAGATGAAAGTTCCCATGAGGAATACTTGATGGTTAATGGGAGGGAGTACCCTCGGAAGATTGTCTTGGGAGATGGTCGCTCCTTTGAAATCCAGAAAACTATTGAGGGTTGTCTTGGTCGGGCTTTCCCTGTTGTTGTTGCTGATCTCAGGCTACCAATACCTATATCTACATTGGAGCAAGGAGCG GCGAACTTGTTGGGTACAATGTCCTTTGTTGATGCAGTTCCAGCATTCAGAATGAAACAGTGGCAAGTCATAGCGCTTCTCTTCATTGAAGCTCTCTCTGTATGCAGGATCCCAGCACTCATTTCATACATGGTTAATAGGAGAATGGTGATTCAGAAG GTGGTGGATGGTGTCCGAATGAGTGCAGAAGAGTATGAGGTCATGAAGGATCTCATGATACCTCTTGGCCGAGCACCTCAGTTTTCGCCTCAGAGTGGAGCATAG
- the LOC118057117 gene encoding putative RNA polymerase II subunit B1 CTD phosphatase RPAP2 homolog isoform X1 yields MAKDQSIVVKDTIYKLQLSLLEGIQNEDQLFAAGSIMSHSDYEDVVTERTIANLCGYPLCGNSLPSDRPQKGRYRISLKEHKVYDLHETYMYCSSSCVISSRTFSGSLQEERCLVLNPAKLNEVLMLFDNFSLGSEGSLGKNGDLGFSNLKIEEKTEKVEGEVSFEQWIGPSNAIEGYVPQRDRNSKSFPLKNHKEGLEANTTKQSSKEDFIIDDMDFTSSIITQDEYSISKTPSGLTDTNTDKKTQKPKAKGSHKGSKGQSSARGKDDSRSKAKGTKQSSKQESFINDMNFTSTIIITQDEYSISKSPSGLAGTTSKTKIQKQKEKVSQKSSENQSSATRKVDCSKTSRKVKEDRSKGAIKDELSSQELSSPFDSCQTSSITITAEAKEKSVSEKAAKLVESSLKPSLKTSGAKKLTRSVTWADEKVGSSGSRDLCEVREMEDTKAGPEIVDNIDKRDDGYVLKFESAEACAKALSQAAEAVASGDADASNALSEAGLVILPQPHNLDQGDPMEDVDVLDEESSTIKWPGKPGIPQSECFDPENSWYDAPPEGFSLELSSFATIWMALFAWVTSSSLAYVYGKDESSHEEYLMVNGREYPRKIVLGDGRSFEIQKTIEGCLGRAFPVVVADLRLPIPISTLEQGAANLLGTMSFVDAVPAFRMKQWQVIALLFIEALSVCRIPALISYMVNRRMVIQKVVDGVRMSAEEYEVMKDLMIPLGRAPQFSPQSGA; encoded by the exons ATGGCGAAAGATCAATCAATTGTTGTTAAGGATACTATTTACAAATTACAACTTTCTCTTCTCGAGGGCATCCAAAATGAGGATCAGTTATTTGCAGCAGGATCTATAATGTCGCACAGTGACTATGAAGATGTTGTTACTGAACGAACGATAGCGAACCTCTGTGGTTACCCTCTCTGTGGCAATTCTTTGCCATCTGATCGCCCTCAAAAGGGCCGTTATCGCATTTCTTTGAAGGAGCATAAAGTTTATGATCTACACGAGACGTACATGTATTGCTCTTCTAGTTGTGTTATTAGTAGTCGGACTTTTTCTGGGAGCTTGCAAGAAGAGAGATGCTTGGTTTTGAATCCTGCAAAACTTAATGAGGTTTTGATGCTGTTTGATAATTTTAGTTTGGGTTCTGAGGGTAGTCTGGGGAAGAATGGGGATTTgggtttttcaaatttgaagaTCGAGGAGAAAACAGAAAAAGTTGAGGGAGAGGTTTCTTTTGAACAATGGATTGGTCCTTCAAATGCAATTGAAGGGTATGTTCCACAACGGGATCGTAATTCAAAGTCCTTCCCattgaaaaatcacaaagaag GGCTAGAAGctaacactaccaaacaaagTAGTAAAGAAGATTTTATCATCGATGACATGGATTTCACAAGCTCCATTATCACTCAAGATGAATATAGCATTTCAAAAACTCCCTCAGGCCTGACAGACACCAACACTGATAAAAAAACTcagaaaccaaaagcaaaaggaTCTCATAAAGGCTCTAAGGGTCAGTCTTCTGCTCGTGGAAAGGATGATTCTA GATCAAAAGCTAAAGGTACTAAACAAAGTAGTAAACAAGAATCTTTCATCAATGACATGAACTTCACAAGCACCATCATTATCACTCAAGATGAGTATAGCATTTCAAAAAGTCCCTCAGGTTTGGCAGGCACTacttccaaaacaaaaatacagaaacagaaagaaaaagtaTCTCAGAAAAGCTCTGAGAATCAATCTTCTGCTACTAGAAAGGTTGATTGTAGTAAGACATCAAGGAAGGTGAAAGAAGATAGAAGTAAAGGAGCCATAAAAGATGAGCTTAGCAGTCAAGAGCTGTCTTCACCTTTTGATTCCTGTCAAACAAGTTCCATTACAATTACTGCTGAAGCTAAAGAAAAATCTGTGTCTGAAAAGGCAGCTAAACTGGTTGAATCATCACTCAAGCCCTCTCTTAAAACTTCTGGTGCGAAGAAATTAACTCGCTCTGTTACTTGGGCTGATGAGAAAGTTGGTAGTTCTGGAAGTAGAGATCTTTGCGAGGTTAGGGAAATGGAAGATACAAAAGCAGGTCCTGAGATTGTAGACAATATAGACAAGAGAGATGATGGTTATGTATTAAAATTCGAATCAGCTGAAGCATGTGCTAAAGCTTTGAGCCAGGCTGCTGAAGCTGTTGCATCTGGAGATGCTGATGCCAGTAATGCTC TGTCTGAAGCTGGACTCGTCATATTACCTCAACCACATAATTTGGATCAAGGGGATCCCATGGAGGATGTTGATGTGCTTGACGAAGAATCCTCAACTATTAAGTGGCCAGGAAAGCCTGGGATTCCACAATCTGAATGCTTTGATCCCGAGAACTCATGGTATGATGCTCCTCCTGAAGGTTTCAGTTTGGAG TTATCCTCTTTCGCGACAATATGGATGGCTCTGTTTGCATGGGTCACATCATCCTCTTTGGCATATGTATACGGTAAAGATGAAAGTTCCCATGAGGAATACTTGATGGTTAATGGGAGGGAGTACCCTCGGAAGATTGTCTTGGGAGATGGTCGCTCCTTTGAAATCCAGAAAACTATTGAGGGTTGTCTTGGTCGGGCTTTCCCTGTTGTTGTTGCTGATCTCAGGCTACCAATACCTATATCTACATTGGAGCAAGGAGCG GCGAACTTGTTGGGTACAATGTCCTTTGTTGATGCAGTTCCAGCATTCAGAATGAAACAGTGGCAAGTCATAGCGCTTCTCTTCATTGAAGCTCTCTCTGTATGCAGGATCCCAGCACTCATTTCATACATGGTTAATAGGAGAATGGTGATTCAGAAG GTGGTGGATGGTGTCCGAATGAGTGCAGAAGAGTATGAGGTCATGAAGGATCTCATGATACCTCTTGGCCGAGCACCTCAGTTTTCGCCTCAGAGTGGAGCATAG